From a region of the Rhipicephalus microplus isolate Deutch F79 chromosome X, USDA_Rmic, whole genome shotgun sequence genome:
- the LOC119177073 gene encoding uncharacterized protein LOC119177073 isoform X1, which yields MASLQLPDYDETKDKWKPYLVRAEAYFEANSVTDPAKKRALLVSALSSKTVEVLAGRVAPRAPNELTYKEVVQSLNEYYDPKKHEITESYKFFNRSQLPGESVSAFLVAIRRIADNCNFGTSLDRMLRDRIVCGVRSVALRKQMLAKKDLTLEEAEALALSVEAAENGAESMTSEATPLLKLRASEANTVKTSPTRHAAQHCDRCGSSKHDGNSCRWIRARCYRCGRHGHLAKMCRTTASKSRVATHAVEGRALTLEEAVTEDDDKDETHIWTLLSARKSRLEPPIRRSFSWNGVQLTMEVDTGSPVCVISKNVFDKHREQWPALKPSQVKLSCYVGPLPVMGELQLCVQYRAVSVYCRLIVLNCSGPNLCGRDLISLLHRAGVPVLQPSAQDLLHSTPEPAGAVHNIVDDYHDVFSKDLGLIKGPPATLQLKEGAVPKFCKARSIPYALRDRVTQELDRLVAIGVLSPVQHSDWATPIVPVLKKDGTVRICGDFKATLNPACTVEQYPLPVIEDMFASLNGGEYFSILDLRDAYNQVPLDEAARKLCVINTHRGLFSYNRLPFGISSAPAIFQRKMDAILSGLPGVQAYLDDVLVSEARGDGSERLKSVLQRFREHGVKLRSDKCSFRQPSVTYLGHRIDREGLHPTEKNLEAIAQAPRPQNVAELRSFLGMLTFYAKFLPNMSTLLSPLNKLLEKGTVWQWGRQQEAAFEKAKDSLMQAQVLVQFDPLKELKLECDASPYGVGAALFHTSNGMPKPIGFRSRTLTAAEKNYSQLEREALALVFGVTKFRDYLLGRQFTLVTDHQPLLSLLQSDRPTPPLAAARIQRWALYLGGYRYKLQYTPGKQLLNADALSRLPLRSTEADDVDSPPASDDWVVPIESNVYVRNYGVGEKWTPGRVQSTAGSRMVTVQTPHSVVRRHVDQVRPRQASQSPSPGSASLSESNMSMLPKRSPGPSTTSSTVLPPEALTTASPHDHPVPTMPQAGPTQAATPSAEPVLRRSTRQRKPVQRFHF from the exons ATGGCCTCCCTGCAGTTGCCGGATTACGACGAAACGAAAGATAAGTGGAAGCCTTACCTCGTCAGAGCAGAAGCGTATTTCGAGGCGAACAGTGTAACGGACCCGGCTAAGAAGCGAGCACTACTAGTTTCGGCGTTGTCTAGTAAGACGGTCGAGGTGCTAGCCGGCAGAGTAGCCCCGCGTGCACCAAATGAACTGACATACAAGGAAGTCGTTCAGAGCTTGAATGAGTATTATGACCCTAAGAAGCACGAGATAACGGAAAGCTACAAGTTCTTCAATCGCTCACAACTTCCAGGCGAAAGCGTTAGCGCATTTCTCGTTGCTATTCGCCGAATAGCAGACAACTGCAATTTCGGCACGTCTCTTGACCGCATGCTTCGGGATCGCATTGTCTGCGGCGTACGCTCCGTGGCACTGAGGAAACAGATGTTGGCAAAAAAGGATTTAACGCTAGAAGAAGCCGAAGCATTGGCACTGTCTGTCGAAGCAGCTGAAAATGGTGCCGAAAGCATGACCTCAGAAGCTACGCCCTTGCTTAAGCTACGCGCGTCCGAGGCCAACACTGTTAAAACATCTCCGACTCGGCACGCGGCACAGCATTGTGATAGATGCGGAAGCAGCAAACACGACGGCAACAGCTGTCGTTGGATTAGAGCAAGGTGTTATCGCTGCGGACGTCATGGGCATCTCGCAAAGATGTGCCGCACAACCGCCAGTAAGAGCCGCGTCGCAACGCATGCAGTGGAGGGAAGAGCTTTGACTCTCGAAGAAGCCGTAACTGAAGACGACGATAAGGACGAGACACATATATGGACCTTACTTTCTGCACGAAAAAGCCGCCTCGAGCCGCCGATAAGGCGCAGTTTTTCATGGAATGGCGTACAACTTACAATGGAAGTAGATACTGGCTCGCCTGTCTGCGTAATTTCCAAAAACGTGTTTGACAAGCATCGCGAACAGTGGCCAGCGCTTAAACCTTCTCAGGTGAAGTTGTCATGCTACGTTGGACCACTCCCAGTGATGGGGGAATTGCAACTTTGTGTGCAATACAGGGCCGTCTCAGTTTACTGCCGTCTTATTGTACTGAACTGCTCGGGACCTAACCTGTGTGGCCGGGATCTGATTTCCTTGCTCCACAGAGCGGGGGTTCCAGTTTTGCAGCCGTCGGCACAAGACTTGCTACACTCAACGCCAGAACCCGCTGGGGCAGTTCACAACATTGTCGACGACTACCACGACGTCTTCTCCAAGGATCTTGGCCTGATCAAGGGGCCTCCAGCCACATTGCAGCTGAAAGAGGGAGCGGTGCCGAAATTCTGTAAGGCAAGATCCATACCTTACGCTCTAAGGGACAGGGTGACGCAAGAACTGGACAGGCTGGTAGCCATCGGTGTACTTTCACCAGTCCAACATTCCGATTGGGCCACTCCCATCGTGCCGGTACTTAAGAAAGACGGAACTGTTAGAATTTGTGGTGACTTCAAAGCCACCCTAAATCCAGCCTGTACAGTTGAGCAGTACCCTCTCCCAGTGATTGAAGACATGTTTGCATCTCTAAACGGCGGGGAGTATTTTAGCATTCTTGATTTGCGAGATGCCTATAATCAAGTTCCTTTGGATGAAGCCGCAAGGAAGCTCTGCGTCATTAACACGCACAGAGGCTTGTTTTCGTATAATAGGCTTCCCTTCGGAATATCCTCTGCTCCGgctatttttcaaagaaaaatggatgcaatactgtcaggtttgccaggggttcagGCTTACCTTGATGATGTACTGGTTTCGGAGGCTCGTGGCGATGGGAGTGAACGCCTGAAGAGTGTGTTGCAACGGTTCCGTGAACACGGAGTTAAGCTAAGGTCTGATAAGTGCAGCTTTAGACAGCCTTCTGTCACATATCTCGGCCATCGGATAGACAGAGAGGGTCTTCATCCCACAGAGAAAAATTTGGAAGCGATCGCTCAGGCACCTCGCCCACAGAACGTGGCGGAGCTGCGTTCCTTTTTAGGAATGCTGACGTTTTATGCCAAATTTCTTCCAAATATGTCCACTCTACTTTCTCCGCTCAACAAACTTTTGGAGAAGGGCACAGTATGGCAGTGGGGGCGGCAACAAGAAGCTGCCTTTGAGAAAGCAAAAGACAGCCTAATGCAAGCTCAGGTTCTTGTTCAATTTGACCCGTTGAAAGAGTTGAAGCTCGAATGTGATGCTTCCCCTTACGGTGTGGGCGCGGCGCTTTTTCACACGAGTAACGGCATGCCAAAACCCATTGGGTTCCGGTCCCGTACACTGACGGCCGCCGAGAAAAATTACTCTCAGCTGGAAAGAGAGGCCCTGGCTTTAGTGTTTGGCGTCACTAAGTTTCGTGATTACCTTTTAGGTCGCCAATTCACTCTCGTGACGGACCACCAGCCCCTCTTGAGCTTGTTGCAATCCGACCGCCCGACGCCACCCCTGGCTGCAGCACGTATCCAGCGCTGGGCACTGTACTTGGGTGGCTACCGCTACAAGCTGCAATACACGCCGGGAAAACAGTTGCTCAACGCGGACGCGCTGAGCAGGCTGCCACTGCGGTCTACGGAGGCTGATGACGTGG ACTCGCCGCCGGCATCAGATGACTGGGTGGTCCCCATAGAAAGCAACGTGTACGTGCGGAACTACGGTGTCGGAGAAAAGTGGACACCAGGGCGTGTGCAGTCCACTGCAGGATCCCGAATGGTGACCGTCCAAACTCCTCATTCTGTAGTCAGACGCCACGTTGACCAAGTGCGCCCTCGACAAGCATCGCAGTCCCCATCGCCGGGCTCTGCATCCTTATCAGAGTCTAATATGTCCATGCTGCCGAAACGATCGCCGGGGCcctcaactacaagctccaccgtgctgccTCCAGAAGCGCTCACTACCGCAAGCCCCCACGACCATCCAGTGCCAACCATGCCACAGGCCGGTCCTACACAAGCGGCGACCCCAAGCGCGGAACCAGTGCTTCGGCGTTCTACCAGACAACGCAAGCCAGTACAACGGTTCCATTTTTAA
- the LOC119177073 gene encoding uncharacterized protein LOC119177073 isoform X2, protein MASLQLPDYDETKDKWKPYLVRAEAYFEANSVTDPAKKRALLVSALSSKTVEVLAGRVAPRAPNELTYKEVVQSLNEYYDPKKHEITESYKFFNRSQLPGESVSAFLVAIRRIADNCNFGTSLDRMLRDRIVCGVRSVALRKQMLAKKDLTLEEAEALALSVEAAENGAESMTSEATPLLKLRASEANTVKTSPTRHAAQHCDRCGSSKHDGNSCRWIRARCYRCGRHGHLAKMCRTTASKSRVATHAVEGRALTLEEAVTEDDDKDETHIWTLLSARKSRLEPPIRRSFSWNGVQLTMEVDTGSPVCVISKNVFDKHREQWPALKPSQVKLSCYVGPLPVMGELQLCVQYRAVSVYCRLIVLNCSGPNLCGRDLISLLHRAGVPVLQPSAQDLLHSTPEPAGAVHNIVDDYHDVFSKDLGLIKGPPATLQLKEGAVPKFCRQFTLVTDHQPLLSLLQSDRPTPPLAAARIQRWALYLGGYRYKLQYTPGKQLLNADALSRLPLRSTEADDVDSPPASDDWVVPIESNVYVRNYGVGEKWTPGRVQSTAGSRMVTVQTPHSVVRRHVDQVRPRQASQSPSPGSASLSESNMSMLPKRSPGPSTTSSTVLPPEALTTASPHDHPVPTMPQAGPTQAATPSAEPVLRRSTRQRKPVQRFHF, encoded by the exons ATGGCCTCCCTGCAGTTGCCGGATTACGACGAAACGAAAGATAAGTGGAAGCCTTACCTCGTCAGAGCAGAAGCGTATTTCGAGGCGAACAGTGTAACGGACCCGGCTAAGAAGCGAGCACTACTAGTTTCGGCGTTGTCTAGTAAGACGGTCGAGGTGCTAGCCGGCAGAGTAGCCCCGCGTGCACCAAATGAACTGACATACAAGGAAGTCGTTCAGAGCTTGAATGAGTATTATGACCCTAAGAAGCACGAGATAACGGAAAGCTACAAGTTCTTCAATCGCTCACAACTTCCAGGCGAAAGCGTTAGCGCATTTCTCGTTGCTATTCGCCGAATAGCAGACAACTGCAATTTCGGCACGTCTCTTGACCGCATGCTTCGGGATCGCATTGTCTGCGGCGTACGCTCCGTGGCACTGAGGAAACAGATGTTGGCAAAAAAGGATTTAACGCTAGAAGAAGCCGAAGCATTGGCACTGTCTGTCGAAGCAGCTGAAAATGGTGCCGAAAGCATGACCTCAGAAGCTACGCCCTTGCTTAAGCTACGCGCGTCCGAGGCCAACACTGTTAAAACATCTCCGACTCGGCACGCGGCACAGCATTGTGATAGATGCGGAAGCAGCAAACACGACGGCAACAGCTGTCGTTGGATTAGAGCAAGGTGTTATCGCTGCGGACGTCATGGGCATCTCGCAAAGATGTGCCGCACAACCGCCAGTAAGAGCCGCGTCGCAACGCATGCAGTGGAGGGAAGAGCTTTGACTCTCGAAGAAGCCGTAACTGAAGACGACGATAAGGACGAGACACATATATGGACCTTACTTTCTGCACGAAAAAGCCGCCTCGAGCCGCCGATAAGGCGCAGTTTTTCATGGAATGGCGTACAACTTACAATGGAAGTAGATACTGGCTCGCCTGTCTGCGTAATTTCCAAAAACGTGTTTGACAAGCATCGCGAACAGTGGCCAGCGCTTAAACCTTCTCAGGTGAAGTTGTCATGCTACGTTGGACCACTCCCAGTGATGGGGGAATTGCAACTTTGTGTGCAATACAGGGCCGTCTCAGTTTACTGCCGTCTTATTGTACTGAACTGCTCGGGACCTAACCTGTGTGGCCGGGATCTGATTTCCTTGCTCCACAGAGCGGGGGTTCCAGTTTTGCAGCCGTCGGCACAAGACTTGCTACACTCAACGCCAGAACCCGCTGGGGCAGTTCACAACATTGTCGACGACTACCACGACGTCTTCTCCAAGGATCTTGGCCTGATCAAGGGGCCTCCAGCCACATTGCAGCTGAAAGAGGGAGCGGTGCCGAAATTCT GTCGCCAATTCACTCTCGTGACGGACCACCAGCCCCTCTTGAGCTTGTTGCAATCCGACCGCCCGACGCCACCCCTGGCTGCAGCACGTATCCAGCGCTGGGCACTGTACTTGGGTGGCTACCGCTACAAGCTGCAATACACGCCGGGAAAACAGTTGCTCAACGCGGACGCGCTGAGCAGGCTGCCACTGCGGTCTACGGAGGCTGATGACGTGG ACTCGCCGCCGGCATCAGATGACTGGGTGGTCCCCATAGAAAGCAACGTGTACGTGCGGAACTACGGTGTCGGAGAAAAGTGGACACCAGGGCGTGTGCAGTCCACTGCAGGATCCCGAATGGTGACCGTCCAAACTCCTCATTCTGTAGTCAGACGCCACGTTGACCAAGTGCGCCCTCGACAAGCATCGCAGTCCCCATCGCCGGGCTCTGCATCCTTATCAGAGTCTAATATGTCCATGCTGCCGAAACGATCGCCGGGGCcctcaactacaagctccaccgtgctgccTCCAGAAGCGCTCACTACCGCAAGCCCCCACGACCATCCAGTGCCAACCATGCCACAGGCCGGTCCTACACAAGCGGCGACCCCAAGCGCGGAACCAGTGCTTCGGCGTTCTACCAGACAACGCAAGCCAGTACAACGGTTCCATTTTTAA